In Capsicum annuum cultivar UCD-10X-F1 unplaced genomic scaffold, UCD10Xv1.1 ctg69693, whole genome shotgun sequence, one DNA window encodes the following:
- the LOC124894100 gene encoding uncharacterized protein LOC124894100 isoform X1: MPRKPNRSHSDISLTHKKKRSPDWTHLALFCVQLPECQSQRFLRVQKLMYLTNIKVLYEARGESACQRGRNTSAPGKNPGKERSRDQTATEKFQFQRNSHACFLP, encoded by the exons ATGCCAAGAAAACCAAATAGAAGTCACAGCGATATTTCgttaacacacaaaaaaaaaagaagcccAGATTGGACGCACCTGGCACTCTTTTGTGTCCAACTGCCAGAATGCCAAAGCCAGAG GTTTCTTCGGGTTCAAAAGCTAATGTACTTAACCAACATAAAAG TTCTTTATGAAGCTAGAGGAGAAAGTGCATGCCAAAGAGGAAGAAATACATCAGCTCCAGGCAAGAACCCAG GAAAAGAAAGAAGCAGAGATCAAACAGCTACGGAgaaatttcaatttcaaagaAACTCCCATGCCTGCTTTCTACCATGA
- the LOC124894100 gene encoding uncharacterized protein LOC124894100 isoform X2, with protein MPRKPNRSHSDISLTHKKKRSPDWTHLALFCVQLPECQSQRFLRVQKLMYLTNIKARGESACQRGRNTSAPGKNPGKERSRDQTATEKFQFQRNSHACFLP; from the exons ATGCCAAGAAAACCAAATAGAAGTCACAGCGATATTTCgttaacacacaaaaaaaaaagaagcccAGATTGGACGCACCTGGCACTCTTTTGTGTCCAACTGCCAGAATGCCAAAGCCAGAG GTTTCTTCGGGTTCAAAAGCTAATGTACTTAACCAACATAAAAG CTAGAGGAGAAAGTGCATGCCAAAGAGGAAGAAATACATCAGCTCCAGGCAAGAACCCAG GAAAAGAAAGAAGCAGAGATCAAACAGCTACGGAgaaatttcaatttcaaagaAACTCCCATGCCTGCTTTCTACCATGA